The Candidatus Lernaella stagnicola genome includes a window with the following:
- the gspE gene encoding type II secretion system ATPase GspE, producing MYKRLGEILSDKGLVTSEQVDEALEAQKAKGGRLGEILIKMKLVDEAQVLRAVAEQLDLPFVESVKSDEIDVALISKIPIAYAKRKRVLPVARDEQSGLVRVVVADPLDFGSLDDLSLFLGGELDIGVATSGVIFDTINLTYDRMSDTTDEVMGSLEEEQGYGDIYEEPPDLIDVEDEEAPIIRLVNHLMFRAVKERASDIHIEPFESEIVVRFRIDGVLYEVMKPPKRFQSSIASRIKIMADLNIAEKRLPQDGRIRIKIAGNDIDIRTSVIPTAHGERVVMRLLDKSSVRLDLEDLGLGGVKFDQLLDLIQRPHGILLVTGPTGSGKTTTLYAALVRRNTPDVNILTVEDPIEYQLRGIGQMQVNPKINLTFAGGLRAFLRQDPDIILIGEIRDLETAEIAVQASLTGHLVFSTLHTNDSASALTRLVDMGVEPFLVSSSLVGVMAQRLVRVLCDNCKKAVEPKPIQLKKLGVAPEDLNGRPIFEPVGCDACLNTGYLGRTAIYEILRVTPPVRAMVLQNVDAGTIKKQAVEKDGMLTLRMDGADKVLAGMTSIEEVLRVTQADFD from the coding sequence ATGTATAAGCGGCTCGGCGAAATCCTCAGCGACAAGGGGTTGGTCACCAGCGAGCAGGTCGACGAAGCGCTCGAAGCGCAGAAGGCCAAGGGCGGTCGCCTGGGCGAAATCCTCATCAAGATGAAATTGGTGGACGAAGCGCAGGTTCTGCGGGCCGTCGCCGAGCAACTTGATCTGCCCTTCGTGGAAAGCGTGAAGTCCGACGAAATCGACGTCGCGCTGATCTCGAAAATCCCCATCGCCTACGCCAAGCGCAAAAGGGTGTTACCCGTCGCTCGCGACGAACAAAGCGGCCTCGTGCGCGTGGTCGTTGCCGACCCACTCGACTTCGGATCCCTCGACGACCTAAGCCTCTTTCTGGGCGGCGAATTGGACATCGGCGTCGCCACCAGCGGCGTGATCTTCGATACCATCAATCTGACCTACGACCGGATGAGCGACACCACCGACGAGGTCATGGGCAGCCTGGAGGAAGAGCAGGGCTACGGCGACATCTACGAAGAACCGCCCGACCTGATCGACGTGGAAGACGAAGAAGCGCCGATCATCCGCCTGGTCAACCACCTGATGTTCCGCGCGGTGAAAGAGCGGGCCAGCGATATTCACATCGAGCCCTTCGAATCGGAAATCGTCGTGCGCTTCCGTATCGACGGCGTCCTCTACGAAGTGATGAAGCCGCCCAAGCGCTTCCAATCCTCGATCGCCAGCCGTATCAAAATCATGGCGGACCTCAACATCGCCGAAAAACGGCTGCCGCAAGACGGACGCATTCGCATCAAAATCGCGGGCAACGATATCGATATCCGTACCAGCGTCATCCCCACCGCCCACGGCGAGCGCGTCGTCATGCGCTTGCTGGATAAATCTTCGGTGCGCCTCGACCTGGAAGACCTCGGCCTCGGTGGCGTGAAGTTCGACCAGCTTCTCGATCTCATTCAGCGGCCCCACGGCATTCTGCTGGTCACCGGCCCCACCGGCTCGGGTAAAACCACGACTCTGTACGCGGCCCTCGTGCGCCGCAATACGCCCGATGTGAACATCCTGACCGTCGAAGACCCGATCGAATACCAGCTCAGGGGCATCGGCCAGATGCAGGTCAACCCGAAAATCAACCTGACCTTCGCCGGCGGCTTGCGCGCCTTTTTGCGGCAAGACCCCGACATCATCCTCATCGGCGAGATCCGCGACCTGGAGACGGCGGAAATCGCCGTGCAGGCCTCACTCACCGGCCACTTGGTGTTCTCGACCCTGCACACCAACGACTCGGCCAGCGCCTTGACGCGCCTGGTCGACATGGGCGTCGAGCCCTTCCTTGTCTCCAGTTCGCTGGTCGGCGTGATGGCTCAGCGCTTGGTGCGCGTGCTTTGCGATAACTGCAAGAAAGCGGTCGAACCCAAACCCATACAACTCAAGAAACTCGGCGTCGCGCCCGAAGACCTCAACGGCAGACCCATCTTCGAGCCGGTCGGTTGCGACGCGTGCCTCAACACCGGGTACCTGGGCCGAACCGCGATCTACGAAATCCTGCGCGTGACCCCCCCCGTGCGGGCAATGGTGCTGCAAAACGTCGACGCGGGGACCATCAAAAAGCAGGCTGTCGAAAAGGACGGCATGCTCACGCTGCGCATGGACGGTGCGGATAAAGTGCTGGCTGGCATGACTTCCATTGA
- the gspD gene encoding type II secretion system secretin GspD: protein MILSRKTGRLLIFLLACWLGSFVLWGGVANLVGLDVAFAQQQDDEEDEEDEGTPAVVAGPAAPDKCPDGLVRVNFNDTDIQDIVKTMAATTKQNFMLDKTITGKITIISPTCVTPEEAYDVFQSVLYVHGMTTLKVGKLNKIVKRANAQSQPIDTLTRGLGRDNEKFITQLISLQNVDAVEIATAFRPLISAEGNVFAYGPSNMLIILDSAANINRLFRIIQKLDIEGTETLLEVIPIEYASADTLADVIMELLEEANASSRGASAAASRTSALRARLRQRRLARGGKAGRASGIGAANSQSIAAGETMRIIPDMRTNSLVVKANKFTLRRIKDVVRKLDQPLPGGEGKIHVVYLENADATEMAGILADLAGTGGGAGGASALNARNRNTRTGRSSRASSAAGALSSRFGASSRLGGSSRLGGSSLGSGGVNRNSGNPTRGIAQTTGRFMADFDGAVRITSDPATNSLVIIASNRDMAILREVINKLDIQRPQVYVEVLIAEITAARGLEVGFEFRSTNDPGEEGVQVIGGTNYGGIQNAAVNPLGISGFAVGAADGTIEFAGETFANIGALFRALQSDRDVNIMATPHILTTDNEEAEIVIADNIPFVTGQIFSNAFNNPTTTVERQDVGITLRITPSINESDMVRLTLYTESSSVTESPAGLSASQVGITTAKRSADSVVVVKSRQSVIIGGLMKDNITYAEAKVPVLGDIPLLGYLFKTSKRNTEKTNMLIFITPYIIKDNGDLEEVTRQANYRLQRFRQENRLQRKRDLNEGQMKPRERVFRPSDSNGIDVDPTLRGTSVRQDGEPDDERDDESPLDITPDYDDDGAAGDAVDDGAADDAADDGDGQDPDFGQGE from the coding sequence ATGATTTTATCGCGAAAGACGGGGCGCCTACTCATCTTCCTACTGGCATGTTGGCTGGGATCCTTCGTGCTGTGGGGCGGGGTGGCGAACCTCGTTGGTTTGGACGTCGCGTTTGCCCAACAGCAGGACGACGAAGAGGACGAAGAAGACGAGGGTACGCCCGCCGTGGTGGCCGGACCGGCCGCGCCGGATAAATGCCCCGACGGGCTGGTGCGGGTGAATTTCAACGATACGGACATTCAAGATATCGTCAAGACGATGGCGGCGACGACCAAACAGAACTTCATGCTCGACAAAACCATCACCGGCAAAATTACCATTATCTCGCCAACCTGCGTGACGCCCGAGGAAGCCTACGACGTTTTCCAATCGGTGCTCTACGTCCACGGTATGACGACCCTGAAAGTGGGCAAGCTCAATAAAATCGTCAAGCGCGCCAACGCGCAATCCCAGCCCATCGATACGCTCACGCGCGGTTTGGGCCGCGACAACGAAAAATTCATTACCCAGTTGATCTCCCTACAGAACGTGGACGCCGTGGAAATCGCCACCGCGTTTCGGCCCCTGATCAGCGCTGAGGGCAACGTTTTCGCATACGGCCCCAGCAACATGCTGATCATCTTGGATTCCGCGGCCAACATAAATCGCTTGTTCCGCATCATCCAAAAGCTTGACATCGAGGGAACCGAAACCCTCTTGGAAGTTATTCCTATCGAATACGCCTCCGCCGACACGTTGGCCGACGTCATCATGGAACTTTTGGAAGAGGCGAATGCGAGCAGCCGGGGCGCCAGCGCCGCCGCTTCGCGGACCAGCGCCCTTCGCGCCAGGTTGCGCCAGCGGCGTTTGGCCCGCGGCGGCAAGGCCGGACGCGCCTCCGGCATCGGGGCGGCCAATTCGCAAAGCATCGCGGCGGGCGAGACCATGCGCATCATCCCGGATATGCGCACCAACAGCTTGGTGGTCAAGGCCAACAAATTCACCCTGCGGCGCATCAAAGACGTGGTGCGAAAACTCGACCAGCCACTGCCCGGAGGCGAAGGCAAAATTCACGTCGTGTATCTGGAAAACGCTGACGCGACCGAAATGGCCGGCATCTTAGCCGATCTAGCCGGGACCGGCGGCGGCGCGGGCGGCGCGAGCGCCCTCAATGCGCGCAACCGCAACACGCGCACCGGTCGTTCGTCGCGCGCCAGTTCTGCGGCCGGCGCTCTCTCCAGCCGTTTCGGAGCCAGCAGCCGTCTGGGGGGCAGCAGCCGCCTCGGCGGCTCCTCGCTGGGCAGCGGCGGAGTCAACCGCAATTCGGGCAACCCGACCCGGGGTATCGCCCAGACGACCGGCCGCTTCATGGCCGATTTCGACGGCGCGGTGCGTATCACCTCCGACCCGGCGACCAACAGCTTGGTGATCATCGCCAGCAACCGCGACATGGCGATTCTGCGCGAGGTGATCAACAAACTCGATATTCAGCGGCCGCAGGTATACGTGGAAGTGCTGATCGCTGAAATCACCGCGGCGCGCGGCCTGGAAGTGGGATTCGAGTTCCGCTCGACCAACGACCCGGGCGAAGAAGGCGTGCAGGTGATCGGCGGCACGAACTACGGCGGCATTCAAAACGCGGCGGTCAATCCGCTCGGGATCTCCGGCTTCGCGGTCGGCGCGGCCGACGGCACGATCGAATTCGCGGGGGAGACCTTCGCCAACATCGGCGCGTTGTTCCGCGCTTTGCAGAGCGATCGCGACGTCAACATCATGGCGACGCCGCACATCCTGACGACCGATAACGAAGAGGCGGAGATCGTCATCGCCGACAACATTCCGTTCGTCACGGGGCAGATTTTCTCCAACGCCTTCAACAATCCGACCACGACGGTCGAGCGGCAAGACGTGGGCATTACGCTGCGCATCACCCCGTCCATCAACGAGTCAGACATGGTGCGCCTGACGCTCTACACCGAATCGTCCTCCGTGACCGAAAGCCCGGCGGGCCTTTCGGCCTCGCAGGTGGGCATCACCACGGCCAAGCGCAGCGCGGATTCGGTCGTGGTCGTAAAGAGCCGGCAATCGGTGATCATCGGCGGACTGATGAAGGACAATATCACCTACGCCGAGGCCAAAGTGCCGGTGCTGGGCGACATCCCGTTGCTGGGTTACTTGTTCAAGACCAGCAAGCGCAACACCGAAAAAACAAACATGCTGATTTTCATCACGCCGTACATCATCAAAGACAACGGCGATCTGGAAGAAGTCACGCGGCAGGCCAACTACCGCCTGCAACGCTTCCGTCAGGAAAACCGCCTGCAGCGCAAGCGGGACCTGAATGAAGGACAAATGAAGCCGCGGGAACGGGTGTTCCGGCCCTCGGACTCCAACGGGATCGATGTCGATCCCACGTTACGCGGCACCTCCGTGCGGCAAGACGGCGAACCGGATGATGAGCGCGACGACGAGAGTCCCCTCGACATCACCCCCGACTATGACGACGACGGTGCCGCGGGTGACGCGGTCGACGACGGCGCTGCCGATGATGCGGCCGACGACGGCGACGGCCAGGATCCCGATTTCGGTCAGGGGGAATAG
- the gspC gene encoding type II secretion system protein GspC, whose product MLYLEYIKKYLWVVRLVVLALCAYLAANAVSIYIRGKIVTAPTVNLAAAAAGGSAYTSINVYDIVLKRSLFNSAGVNLEAGFTARDSGPTIGSEDFVLMGVIAGLPDLSYAVINTRHNGETAVFRVGDTVADVADVLAIRAREVELLHDGERKVISLPDLGEGLSSAGDRWNRTVGEAVADGIKKVGENEFVVSSEVIENAFEDMASMLRGARIMPHIENGQIDGFKIHRIKSSSLYKKIGLQNGDILHRVNSIEIKGPEDGLRLFQELRTAKNISIDVTRKGSRQTLSYTVK is encoded by the coding sequence GGTGTTAGCGCTATGCGCTTACCTGGCGGCGAACGCAGTGTCCATCTACATTCGTGGGAAAATCGTCACGGCGCCGACGGTCAATCTGGCCGCGGCGGCCGCCGGCGGTTCGGCGTACACTTCGATCAACGTCTACGACATAGTCTTGAAGCGCAGCCTATTTAATTCGGCCGGCGTCAACCTGGAGGCGGGCTTTACCGCCCGGGATTCCGGCCCGACGATCGGCAGCGAAGATTTCGTGCTCATGGGAGTGATCGCCGGATTGCCGGATCTTTCCTACGCGGTGATCAACACGCGTCACAACGGCGAGACAGCCGTATTTCGCGTGGGGGATACGGTCGCCGACGTTGCCGACGTGCTGGCCATTCGCGCCCGCGAGGTGGAGTTGTTGCACGACGGCGAGCGCAAGGTCATCTCCCTTCCCGATTTGGGCGAGGGGCTCTCTTCGGCCGGCGATCGTTGGAACCGCACGGTGGGCGAGGCGGTGGCCGATGGCATCAAGAAGGTCGGCGAAAACGAGTTTGTCGTATCCAGCGAGGTGATCGAGAACGCCTTTGAGGACATGGCGTCGATGCTGCGCGGCGCGCGGATTATGCCGCACATCGAAAACGGGCAAATCGACGGTTTTAAGATACATCGGATTAAGAGCAGCAGTTTGTACAAAAAAATCGGTCTGCAAAACGGCGACATTCTGCACCGGGTCAATTCCATCGAAATCAAGGGCCCGGAAGACGGTCTGCGGTTGTTTCAGGAATTGCGGACGGCCAAGAATATTTCGATTGACGTGACGCGGAAAGGGTCGCGGCAGACATTGAGTTACACGGTTAAGTAA